From Corynebacterium sp. BD556, the proteins below share one genomic window:
- the alaS gene encoding alanine--tRNA ligase → MQTHEIRKRFTEHFADAGHTVVPSAPLILDDPTLLFVNAGMVPFKPYFLGQQQPPFENATATSIQKCVRTLDIEEVGITTRHNTFFQMAGNFSFGQYFKEGAITHAWQLLTGSLDEGGLGLDPQRLWVTVFLDDDEAAAIWRDTIGVPEERIQRMGMEDNFWSMGIAGPCGPCSEIYYDRGPQYGRDGGPIADDNRYMEIWNLVFMESIRGAGDKKGNFDIVGELPKKNIDTGMGVERVACLLQGVDNVYETDLLRPVIDAAVELTGTKYDAGNHEDDVRFRVIADHSRTGMMIILDGVSPSNEGRGYILRRLLRRVIRSARLLGASGNVIETFMNTIMDTMTPSFPEIAENRERILRVAQAEERAFLKTLEAGTHRFDEAAAAVKASGSTKLRGEQAFELHDTYGFPIDLTLEMAREAGLDVDMEAFDSEMRAQRERAKADNKAKKKGNTDESLYRQWVDTVPTEFVGFDTLTHDSTVIGLIREGQKVTEVRQGEEIEVILDATPMYAEGGGQLADRGRLVMGETILNVNDVQKIGRKLWVHKATVQNGGLDVGSTVTAEVDHAWRHGARQAHTATHLIHAALRQVLGPTAVQAGSLNKPGYLRFDFNYTEQLTEAQMEEIATITNQAVDADMAVNTIETSLAEAKAMGALALFGENYADQVRVVEIGGPFSIELCGGTHVEHSSQIGPVAVLGESSVGSGARRIEAYSGMDSFRYFSKEAALASGLAAELKTPSAELPERIAQLTERLRAAEKEIQALHQQQLMSKTAELVSTAEQVGDFKLIAMELAGGLGAGDVRALATDLRGKLGSEKAVVALVSNADCKVPFAVAVSKAAVDAGVKAGDLVSLLGRYVDGRGGGKPDLAQGSGSTPEGIAAALKAVREELATR, encoded by the coding sequence GTGCAAACACATGAAATCCGCAAGCGCTTCACCGAGCACTTCGCGGACGCTGGACACACCGTTGTCCCGAGCGCGCCGCTGATCCTGGACGATCCGACGCTGCTATTCGTCAACGCCGGTATGGTCCCCTTCAAACCCTACTTTTTGGGCCAGCAACAACCGCCGTTCGAAAACGCGACCGCCACATCAATTCAAAAGTGCGTGCGTACCCTCGACATCGAAGAAGTCGGTATCACTACCCGCCACAACACCTTCTTCCAAATGGCGGGCAATTTTTCCTTCGGTCAGTATTTCAAAGAAGGTGCGATCACCCACGCATGGCAGCTTTTGACAGGTTCCCTTGACGAAGGTGGGCTCGGCCTCGATCCGCAGCGCCTGTGGGTCACGGTTTTTCTTGACGACGATGAAGCGGCCGCCATCTGGCGCGACACGATCGGCGTGCCGGAGGAGCGCATCCAACGCATGGGCATGGAGGACAATTTTTGGTCCATGGGTATTGCTGGCCCCTGCGGCCCATGCTCGGAGATCTACTACGACCGCGGCCCGCAATACGGCCGAGACGGTGGACCGATAGCCGACGACAACCGCTACATGGAGATCTGGAACCTCGTGTTTATGGAATCCATCCGCGGCGCAGGTGACAAGAAGGGCAATTTCGACATCGTCGGAGAGCTGCCGAAGAAAAACATCGACACGGGCATGGGTGTTGAGCGTGTTGCCTGCCTGCTACAAGGCGTGGACAATGTCTACGAAACTGACCTGTTGCGCCCAGTGATCGACGCCGCCGTCGAGCTGACAGGCACCAAGTACGATGCCGGCAACCATGAAGATGACGTTCGCTTCCGCGTCATCGCAGATCACTCGCGTACCGGCATGATGATCATTCTCGATGGTGTTTCCCCCTCCAACGAAGGCCGCGGCTACATTTTACGGCGCCTTTTGCGACGTGTGATCCGCTCCGCGCGACTGCTCGGCGCCAGCGGCAACGTCATCGAAACCTTCATGAACACCATCATGGACACGATGACGCCTTCTTTCCCCGAAATCGCAGAGAACCGGGAACGCATCTTGCGCGTCGCTCAGGCCGAGGAGCGTGCCTTCTTAAAGACCCTCGAAGCTGGCACACACCGCTTCGACGAGGCGGCGGCGGCCGTTAAGGCGTCGGGAAGCACGAAGCTTCGCGGGGAGCAAGCCTTTGAGCTGCACGACACTTACGGCTTCCCCATCGATTTGACCCTCGAAATGGCACGCGAGGCCGGCCTGGATGTGGACATGGAGGCTTTCGACTCCGAAATGCGTGCCCAACGCGAGCGCGCCAAAGCCGACAACAAGGCGAAAAAGAAGGGCAACACTGACGAAAGCCTCTACCGTCAATGGGTTGACACAGTTCCCACTGAGTTCGTCGGCTTCGACACATTGACCCACGACAGCACCGTGATCGGCCTCATCCGCGAAGGCCAAAAAGTAACGGAAGTACGCCAAGGCGAAGAAATCGAGGTCATTCTTGACGCCACCCCGATGTACGCCGAAGGCGGCGGACAGCTCGCCGACCGCGGGCGACTGGTCATGGGTGAGACGATTCTCAACGTCAATGATGTGCAAAAAATCGGCCGGAAACTGTGGGTACACAAAGCCACTGTCCAAAACGGCGGCCTCGATGTAGGCTCCACCGTCACCGCCGAAGTAGACCACGCCTGGCGCCACGGTGCGCGACAGGCCCACACGGCAACGCACCTCATCCACGCTGCTTTACGCCAGGTGCTTGGCCCCACCGCCGTCCAAGCTGGTTCGCTGAACAAACCTGGTTACTTGCGCTTCGACTTCAACTACACCGAACAACTCACCGAGGCGCAAATGGAGGAAATCGCCACAATTACCAACCAAGCGGTCGACGCCGACATGGCGGTCAACACCATTGAGACTTCCCTGGCGGAAGCTAAAGCGATGGGGGCGTTGGCCCTGTTCGGAGAGAACTACGCGGATCAGGTTCGCGTCGTGGAAATCGGTGGCCCTTTCTCGATCGAACTTTGCGGCGGCACCCACGTCGAGCATTCCAGCCAAATCGGCCCGGTGGCGGTTTTAGGGGAGTCTTCCGTCGGCTCCGGCGCCCGCCGCATTGAGGCATATTCCGGCATGGATTCTTTCCGCTATTTCTCCAAGGAAGCTGCGTTGGCTTCCGGTCTTGCAGCCGAGCTTAAGACCCCTTCCGCGGAACTGCCTGAGCGGATCGCCCAGCTCACTGAGCGCCTGCGCGCGGCGGAGAAGGAAATCCAAGCCCTGCACCAGCAACAGCTCATGAGCAAAACCGCCGAACTGGTATCCACGGCTGAGCAGGTCGGCGACTTCAAGCTCATCGCCATGGAGCTTGCGGGCGGCCTCGGCGCCGGCGATGTGCGCGCCCTCGCAACCGATCTGCGGGGCAAGCTCGGCAGCGAGAAGGCCGTTGTCGCACTCGTTTCCAACGCCGACTGCAAGGTGCCTTTCGCGGTCGCCGTGTCGAAGGCAGCCGTGGACGCGGGTGTCAAGGCGGGTGACTTGGTTTCCCTACTGGGCCGCTACGTTGATGGCCGCGGCGGCGGCAAACCCGACTTGGCGCAGGGTTCCGGTTCCACACCGGAGGGCATCGCCGCGGCGCTGAAGGCTGTCCGGGAGGAGCTCGCCACACGCTAA
- a CDS encoding replication-associated recombination protein A has translation MQEGLFGAAKGGETFNRGTAFFAADASAPLAARMRPRSLEEIAGQRHLLDEGKPLRRLIEGSGAASVILYGPPGTGKTTIASLIARTMGQSFIALSALSSGVKEVREVINQARQDLARGRHTVLFIDEVHRFSKTQQDALLAAVENRTVLLVAATTENPSFSVVSALLSRSLVLKLESLSDEDIGAVLDRAVTDSRGLGGKLRLAPDAREQLIRLAGGDARRCLTYLEAAAEAVDGGGVITVEVVRENVNRAVVRYDRDGDQHYDVISAFIKLIRGSDVDAALHYLARMIEAGEDPRFIARRLIIHASEDVGMADPTALQVATAAAQAVQLIGMPEGRLPLAQATIHLATAPKSNAVMQSITKALEDVQKGHTGAVPAHLRDGHYEGAKAMGNAVGYKFPHDDPRGVVKQRYIPEGLDDAVYYEPTDHGNESRIQSYLGRLRRMVRGK, from the coding sequence GTGCAAGAAGGGCTTTTCGGCGCTGCCAAAGGAGGCGAGACCTTCAACCGGGGCACCGCCTTTTTCGCGGCGGATGCCTCGGCACCACTTGCGGCGCGGATGCGGCCCCGCTCACTGGAGGAGATCGCCGGCCAGCGTCATCTTCTCGATGAAGGCAAGCCGCTGCGCCGGCTTATCGAAGGCTCGGGAGCGGCTTCTGTAATTCTCTACGGGCCGCCCGGCACGGGTAAAACCACCATCGCGTCGTTGATCGCTCGGACGATGGGACAAAGCTTCATCGCTTTGTCTGCGCTGTCCTCCGGTGTCAAGGAAGTGCGCGAGGTAATCAACCAGGCTCGCCAGGACTTGGCGCGTGGCAGGCACACGGTGCTGTTTATTGACGAGGTGCATCGTTTTTCCAAAACACAGCAAGATGCGTTGCTTGCCGCCGTGGAAAACCGCACCGTGTTGCTGGTTGCAGCCACGACAGAAAACCCTTCCTTCAGTGTCGTCTCTGCGCTTTTGTCGCGCTCGCTTGTGCTTAAGCTGGAATCTTTATCCGATGAAGACATCGGTGCGGTTCTTGATCGGGCCGTTACTGATAGCCGTGGGCTCGGCGGAAAACTACGGCTCGCCCCCGATGCCCGCGAGCAGCTCATCCGGCTCGCCGGAGGTGATGCTCGACGCTGCTTGACATACCTGGAGGCCGCCGCCGAGGCTGTCGACGGCGGCGGTGTCATTACTGTGGAGGTGGTCCGCGAAAACGTCAACCGTGCGGTGGTGCGCTACGACCGCGATGGCGACCAGCATTACGACGTGATTTCCGCTTTTATCAAGTTGATCCGTGGTTCGGATGTGGATGCTGCCCTGCACTACCTGGCCCGCATGATTGAGGCGGGGGAGGACCCCCGCTTTATCGCCCGCCGTCTGATCATCCACGCCTCGGAGGACGTGGGTATGGCGGATCCAACTGCGTTGCAGGTAGCGACGGCGGCGGCGCAGGCAGTGCAACTCATCGGCATGCCCGAAGGTCGGCTGCCTTTGGCGCAGGCGACGATTCACCTGGCCACGGCCCCCAAATCCAACGCGGTGATGCAGTCGATCACCAAAGCTTTGGAGGATGTTCAAAAGGGACACACCGGGGCGGTTCCGGCGCATCTGCGTGACGGGCACTACGAGGGGGCCAAGGCAATGGGCAACGCGGTCGGCTATAAGTTCCCGCACGACGATCCGCGGGGCGTCGTCAAGCAGCGCTACATCCCGGAAGGCCTTGACGACGCGGTCTATTACGAGCCCACCGACCACGGCAACGAAAGCAGAATCCAAAGCTATCTCGGTCGGCTGCGCCGTATGGTGCGGGGCAAGTAG